The Medicago truncatula cultivar Jemalong A17 chromosome 4, MtrunA17r5.0-ANR, whole genome shotgun sequence genome includes a region encoding these proteins:
- the LOC112421064 gene encoding uncharacterized protein has product MGGRMSKLRRIVRQQKGKLYIMRVCISMLLNWHKYS; this is encoded by the coding sequence ATGGGAGGGAGAATGTCTAAGTTGAGGAGAATTGTAAGGCAACAAAAGGGGAAACTTTATATTATGAGAGTGTGTATCTCTATGCTTCTTAATTGGCATAAGTACTCTTAG
- the LOC25494011 gene encoding DUF21 domain-containing protein At4g14240, with translation MTMVNLLNALTVSRILTRDHLSLANEGIPFGSVTWIAYVGICCFLVCFAGIMSGLTLGLMSLSLVDLEILERSGSPSEKKQAAIILPVVKKQHQLLVTLLLCNAVAMEALPIYLDKLFNQFLAIILSVTFVLFFGEVIPQAICSRYGLAVGANFAWLVRILMVICYPVSYPVGKVLDYLLGHDEALFRRAQLKALVSIHGKEAGKGGELTHDETTIISGALDLTEKTAEEAMTPIESTFSLDVNSKLDWEAMGKILARGHSRVPVYSGNHKNVIGLLLVKNLLTVRPETETPVSAVSIRRIPRVPSDMPLYDILNEFQKGSSHMAAVVKAKGKGKETPQIIDEEKFDAKKSAGGESQLTTPLLQKQDVKSENVVVDIDEPSKLPIINKQTGLQRSDGMLNTPSENFEDGEVIGIITLEDVFEELLQEEIVDETDEYVDVHKRIRVAAAAAASSMARAPSVRRMTGQKGAGGQNKPGQTPKLSGEENGLNSTR, from the exons ATGACGATGGTGAATTTGCTGAATGCGTTGACAGTGAGTCGGATATTGACTCGTGATCACTTATCTCTCGCCAATGAAGGCATACCTTTTGGATCCGTAACATGGATCGCTTATGTCGGCATCTGTTGTTTTCTCGTATGCTTTGCTGGTATCATGTCCGGTCTCACTCTTGGTCTCATGTCTCTCAGTCTCGTCGACCTTGAAATTCTTGAACGTAGTGGTTCTCCTTCTGAGAAAAAACAAGCCG CGATCATACTTCCCGTCgttaaaaaacaacatcaacttcTTGTTACTCTGCTTCTCTGTAATGCCGTTGCTATGGAG GCTCTTCCTATATACCTAGATAAACTCTTCAATCAATTTCTTGCTATCATTCTCTCTGTTACTTTCGTACTCTTTTTCGGTGAG GTTATTCCGCAAGCAATTTGTAGTAGATATGGTCTTGCCGTAGGTGCTAACTTTGCATGGCTTGTGCGGATCTTAATGGTTATATGTTATCCAGTTTCCTACCCAGTTGGAAAG GTTTTGGATTATCTATTGGGGCATGATGAGGCTTTATTCAGGCGTGCTCAGTTAAAAGCACTTGTCTCCATTCATGGAAAGGAG GCTGGGAAAGGGGGCGAGCTTACACATGATGAGACGACAATTATCAGTGGAGCACTTGATTTGACCGAAAAG ACTGCTGAGGAGGCTATGACTCCTATTGAATCAACATTTTCTTTAGATGTTAATTCAAAATTGGACTG GGAGGCAATGGGAAAAATTCTTGCTCGTGGGCACAGCCGAGTTCCTGTCTATTCTGGAAATCACAAGAATGTTATTGGGCTTCTACTT gTCAAAAATCTCCTTACTGTACGACCTGAAACTGAGACCCCTGTTAGCGCTGTATCTATCCGGAGAATTCCACG GGTTCCATCCGATATGCCTCTCTATGATATACTGAATGAGTTCCAAAAGGGAAGCAGTCATATGGCTGCTGTTGTTAAGGCTAAGGGAAAAGGCAAAGAAACTCCACAAATAATTGATGAAGAGAAATTTGATGCAAAGAAAAGTGCTGGTGGGGAATCACAGTTGACTACTCCATTGCTACAAAAGCAGGATGTAAAATCagaaaatgttgttgttgacaTTGACGAGCCTTCGAAGCTTCCCATCATTAATAAGCAAACTGGTTTGCAGCGTAGTGATGGCATGTTAAACACTCCTTCCGAAAATTTTGAAGATGGCGAAGTGATTGGTATTATCACTTTGGAAGATGTATTTGAAGAACTTCTACAA GAAGAAATTGTAGATGAGACAGATGAATATGTTGACGTTCATAAAAG AATACGTGTTGCAGCAGCTGCCGCTGCTTCCTCAATGGCACGAGCTCCATCAGTCCGAAGGATGACTGGCCAAAAGGGAGCG GGAGGCCAAAATAAGCCAGGGCAAACTCCTAAGTTATCTGGAGAAGAAAATGGATTGAATTCCACTAGATAA